The following are encoded in a window of Pseudomonas sp. JQ170C genomic DNA:
- a CDS encoding MBL fold metallo-hydrolase has product MKLTLILGVLLLMAPLTPQAGEPAQRQDGRYHNLRQLPQDSAFKKLRIGFKFLFLSKPPDTRPDVAIAVQPLSRQQLLDAPDRSVWRLGHSTVLLKLRERFFITDPVFAERASPVQWAGPQRFHQPPLKLDELPPLTAVILSHDHYDHLDEHAIRQLADRAEHFIAPLGVGDLLIEWGVPAAKVQQLDWWQETRIEGIRFVATPAQHFSGRGLFDSNSRLWASWVILDDNLRLFFSGDTGYFEGFKQIGDRYGPFDVTLIETGAYNRDWPNVHMQPEQSLQAHQDLRGRWLLPVHNGTFDLSTHSWHEPFDRILALANAAQVLLSTPQMGERVSLEHPHSGPAWWLPKPQRQTLGADERVMAMKDL; this is encoded by the coding sequence ATGAAACTTACCCTCATCCTTGGAGTGCTTCTGCTCATGGCCCCTCTGACCCCACAGGCGGGTGAACCGGCGCAACGCCAGGATGGGCGCTACCACAACTTGCGCCAGCTACCCCAGGACAGCGCGTTCAAAAAGCTGCGCATCGGATTCAAGTTTCTGTTCCTCAGCAAGCCACCGGATACTCGGCCGGATGTGGCGATTGCCGTACAGCCCCTGAGTCGCCAGCAATTGCTTGACGCTCCGGATCGCAGTGTGTGGCGGCTCGGGCATTCCACGGTACTGCTCAAGCTGCGTGAACGCTTCTTCATCACCGACCCGGTATTCGCCGAACGCGCCTCGCCAGTGCAATGGGCCGGGCCGCAGCGTTTCCACCAGCCACCGCTCAAGCTCGACGAACTGCCGCCGTTGACCGCAGTGATCCTTTCCCATGACCACTATGATCACCTCGATGAGCACGCCATCCGGCAATTGGCCGACCGTGCCGAGCATTTCATCGCGCCGTTGGGGGTGGGTGACCTGCTGATCGAGTGGGGGGTGCCGGCAGCCAAGGTGCAACAACTGGACTGGTGGCAGGAGACCCGCATCGAGGGTATCCGCTTCGTGGCGACGCCGGCCCAGCACTTTTCCGGGCGTGGTCTGTTCGACAGCAACAGCCGGCTATGGGCGTCGTGGGTCATCCTGGACGACAACCTGCGATTGTTCTTCAGCGGTGATACTGGCTATTTCGAGGGCTTCAAGCAAATTGGCGATCGATATGGGCCCTTTGATGTGACCCTGATCGAAACCGGTGCCTACAACCGTGACTGGCCCAACGTTCATATGCAGCCCGAACAAAGCCTGCAGGCGCACCAGGACCTGCGCGGGCGCTGGTTGCTGCCGGTGCATAACGGCACGTTTGATCTGTCCACCCACAGCTGGCATGAACCTTTCGATCGCATCCTTGCCTTGGCCAATGCCGCGCAGGTGCTGCTCAGCACGCCACAGATGGGCGAGCGGGTGAGCCTGGAACATCCCCATAGCGGCCCGGCCTGGTGGCTGCCCAAGCCGCAGCGTCAGACACTGGGCGCTGACGAGCGGGTCATGGCTATGAAGGACCTGTAG
- a CDS encoding energy transducer TonB, translating to MPAVPAPAAPAAAAPALTPVVSLRPSFVSPPPPPRYPSQARRRNQQGIVRVEVSLDERGQQQKLKLVRSSGVDSLDQAALEAVTHWRFRPEIVDGRAVSSRVEIPIEFALTANR from the coding sequence ATGCCTGCCGTCCCCGCTCCGGCGGCTCCTGCGGCGGCAGCGCCTGCCCTTACCCCGGTGGTCAGCCTGCGCCCCAGCTTTGTCAGCCCTCCCCCACCTCCTCGTTACCCGTCCCAGGCACGCCGGCGCAACCAGCAAGGCATCGTGCGTGTGGAAGTGAGCCTGGACGAGCGCGGTCAGCAACAGAAGCTCAAGCTGGTGCGCTCTTCGGGCGTGGACAGCCTTGACCAGGCGGCCCTGGAGGCTGTCACCCACTGGCGCTTTCGCCCCGAAATTGTCGATGGCCGGGCTGTGTCCAGCCGCGTTGAGATACCAATAGAATTCGCCCTTACGGCGAACCGATGA
- a CDS encoding FecCD family ABC transporter permease: MSVIWLSLALGPVSLPLSDTLMAGLRMLGLSLDGDATHQAELILGQIRLPRTLLGIAVGAVLALSGVAMQGLFRNPLADPGLVGVSGGAALGAAIAIVGGSMLGGMPPAIEPYVLSVCAFGGGLIVTAVVYRFGRSNGQTNVATMLLAGVAMTAMAGAGVGLFTYLADDATLRTLTFWNLGSLNGASYQRLWPLLIVVVGVALWLPRRASALNAMLLGESEARHLGFDVERIKLELVLCTALGVGAAVAAAGLIGFIGLVVPHLMRLLVGPDHRVLLPASLLAGAALLLLADLIARLLLAPAELPIGIVTALIGAPFFLFLLVRGRS; the protein is encoded by the coding sequence GTGTCGGTGATTTGGCTGTCTCTGGCATTGGGGCCGGTCAGTTTGCCGTTGAGTGACACCTTGATGGCAGGTTTGCGCATGCTCGGGCTGTCGCTGGACGGCGACGCTACCCACCAGGCAGAGCTGATCCTGGGGCAGATCCGCTTGCCTCGGACTTTGCTGGGCATTGCTGTCGGCGCCGTGCTGGCGCTGTCTGGCGTCGCCATGCAGGGCTTGTTTCGCAACCCCCTGGCTGATCCCGGCCTGGTGGGCGTGTCTGGCGGTGCGGCACTGGGGGCGGCTATCGCCATCGTCGGTGGCAGCATGCTGGGCGGGATGCCGCCGGCCATTGAACCTTATGTGCTGTCGGTGTGCGCCTTCGGCGGTGGCCTGATCGTTACGGCGGTGGTGTATCGCTTCGGCCGCAGCAATGGACAGACCAATGTCGCCACCATGCTCCTGGCCGGTGTGGCAATGACGGCGATGGCGGGGGCCGGCGTCGGTTTGTTTACCTACCTGGCCGATGATGCGACGTTGCGTACCCTGACCTTCTGGAACCTGGGCAGCCTCAACGGTGCCAGCTATCAGCGCCTATGGCCGTTGCTGATCGTGGTGGTCGGTGTAGCGCTGTGGCTGCCTCGCCGGGCGTCGGCGCTGAACGCCATGCTGCTGGGTGAATCGGAAGCCCGTCACCTGGGCTTCGATGTCGAGCGGATCAAGCTGGAGCTGGTGTTGTGTACCGCCCTGGGTGTGGGCGCTGCAGTGGCCGCTGCCGGCCTGATCGGCTTTATCGGCCTGGTGGTACCGCACTTGATGCGGTTGCTGGTCGGCCCGGACCATCGGGTGCTGTTGCCCGCGTCGTTGCTGGCCGGTGCCGCGCTGCTGTTGCTGGCCGACCTGATCGCGCGCTTGCTGCTGGCGCCGGCTGAACTTCCGATCGGAATCGTGACCGCGCTTATCGGTGCGCCCTTCTTCCTCTTCTTGCTGGTGCGGGGGCGTTCCTGA
- a CDS encoding aminoglycoside phosphotransferase family protein encodes MFEPYLQCWQLIPDGAPIITASSHLLAVMYQGQPAMLKVAHTREEQHGAEVMKWWNGEGAAQVLALADNGLLMERALGPDSLTTYAEQGRDEHATRILCQTVALLHAPRNRPALPLITLRSWFSSLWPAADAYGGIYKDSAEIARHLLATPQEECVLHGDIHHGNVLDFGPRGWRAIDPKCLYGERTFDYANLFCNPSPCIATDAQHFTQRLALVCEIAALPRERLLQWIVAWCGLSAAWFREDDLHEHAAPRLSVAQLALNALETGN; translated from the coding sequence ATGTTTGAACCTTACCTGCAGTGCTGGCAGTTGATTCCCGATGGCGCCCCCATCATTACGGCTAGCAGTCACTTGCTTGCGGTGATGTACCAAGGCCAACCCGCCATGCTCAAGGTCGCCCATACACGTGAAGAACAACATGGCGCCGAAGTGATGAAGTGGTGGAACGGCGAAGGCGCGGCGCAGGTACTGGCTCTCGCCGACAACGGCCTGTTGATGGAGCGAGCGCTGGGGCCGGACTCATTGACCACCTATGCCGAGCAAGGACGCGATGAACACGCCACCCGCATCCTGTGCCAGACCGTTGCGCTGTTACACGCCCCACGCAACAGGCCCGCACTACCACTCATAACACTGAGGTCCTGGTTCAGCAGTTTATGGCCCGCCGCCGACGCCTATGGCGGCATCTACAAAGACAGCGCCGAAATCGCTCGGCACCTGTTGGCCACCCCGCAAGAAGAATGCGTGCTGCACGGCGATATCCACCACGGCAATGTGCTGGACTTCGGCCCACGCGGTTGGCGCGCCATCGACCCCAAGTGCCTCTACGGCGAGCGCACGTTCGATTACGCCAATCTGTTCTGCAACCCCTCCCCTTGCATCGCCACAGATGCACAGCACTTTACCCAACGACTGGCGCTTGTCTGCGAGATCGCCGCGCTACCGCGCGAGCGACTGTTGCAGTGGATCGTGGCCTGGTGTGGTTTGTCCGCAGCCTGGTTCCGTGAAGACGACCTGCACGAGCACGCCGCCCCTCGCCTGTCCGTGGCACAACTCGCACTCAACGCTCTGGAGACAGGCAACTAA
- a CDS encoding formate/nitrite transporter family protein produces the protein MSDTENGKTPGLSADEEQEVSHNQPPRAAVLHEIIRYQGDQELERTLAALWWSALAAGLSMGLSMMAMGLFYARLPEGDSSQLIASLGYSAGFLAVILARQQLFTENTLTAVLPVMTNPTLNNLGRLLRLWSVVLLGNLAGTILVSYVMLYLPIFDSKTDEAFLDVGRKVMENDLNQMFAKGIISGWMIATMVWMIPSMEHAKIWIILMITYLMALGDFTHIVVGSVEVSYLAWAGEVSWQTYWLDFAAPTLVGNIIGGSFIFALISHAQVRSDSGKPPTPQPGEGKEDKARKPSPK, from the coding sequence ATGAGCGATACAGAAAACGGCAAGACCCCAGGCCTGTCAGCGGACGAAGAGCAGGAAGTCAGTCACAACCAACCCCCACGCGCAGCCGTGTTGCACGAGATCATTCGTTACCAGGGTGATCAGGAACTGGAGCGCACGCTCGCCGCCCTCTGGTGGTCGGCGCTGGCAGCGGGATTGAGCATGGGCCTGTCGATGATGGCCATGGGGCTTTTCTATGCGCGCCTGCCCGAAGGGGACAGCAGCCAGCTGATTGCCAGCCTGGGGTATTCAGCCGGGTTTCTTGCGGTCATCCTGGCCCGCCAACAACTTTTCACCGAAAACACCCTGACCGCCGTACTGCCGGTCATGACCAACCCCACGCTGAACAATCTCGGACGCCTGCTGCGCTTATGGTCCGTGGTGCTGCTCGGCAACCTCGCCGGCACCATACTGGTTTCCTACGTGATGCTGTACCTGCCAATCTTCGACAGCAAGACCGACGAAGCCTTTCTAGATGTCGGTCGCAAGGTGATGGAGAACGATCTGAACCAGATGTTTGCCAAGGGCATCATCTCGGGCTGGATGATCGCCACCATGGTCTGGATGATTCCCTCCATGGAGCACGCCAAGATCTGGATCATCCTGATGATCACCTACCTCATGGCGCTGGGGGACTTCACCCATATTGTCGTCGGCTCCGTGGAAGTCTCGTACCTGGCCTGGGCCGGTGAAGTCAGCTGGCAAACCTACTGGCTGGACTTTGCCGCCCCCACCCTGGTCGGCAACATTATCGGCGGCAGTTTCATCTTCGCGCTGATCAGCCATGCCCAAGTGCGCAGCGACAGCGGCAAACCACCCACACCACAACCGGGCGAGGGCAAGGAAGATAAAGCACGCAAGCCCTCACCGAAGTAG
- a CDS encoding hemin-degrading factor: protein MTVPTCAQSTEPTLYLNWQQLRSEQPGLRARDAAAKLGVSEAELTASRLGTDTVRLRPEWATLLPALGDLGYIMALTRNEHCVHERKGVYRDVTVMGSGQMGMVLSPDIDLRLFLSGWASVFAVDEATARGPQRSIQVFDRQGVAVHKVFLTATSDEAAWAPLVERFRAEQQTAELNLQPLPQAKAPRDDAEVDAVALRTEWSQLQDTHDFFALLKRNDVARTQALRLAGHEWAEPLATVELTNVIEEAGKREVPIMVFVGNKHCIQIHSGPVSNLRWMDTWFNVLDPAFNLHLKTTGVTELWRVRKPSVDGIVTSYEGFDADGELVIQLFGVRKPGVPERDDWRALAESTRPLTA, encoded by the coding sequence ATGACCGTCCCAACCTGCGCCCAGTCCACCGAACCGACGCTGTACCTGAACTGGCAACAGCTACGCAGCGAACAACCTGGCCTGCGCGCGCGCGACGCCGCAGCCAAGCTCGGTGTCAGCGAAGCCGAACTGACGGCCAGCCGCCTGGGCACCGATACCGTGCGCCTGCGCCCGGAATGGGCAACGCTGCTGCCGGCCCTTGGCGACCTGGGCTACATCATGGCCCTGACCCGCAACGAACATTGCGTGCATGAACGCAAAGGCGTTTACCGTGACGTGACGGTGATGGGCAGCGGCCAGATGGGCATGGTGCTGTCGCCCGACATCGACCTGCGCCTGTTTCTCAGTGGCTGGGCCAGTGTGTTCGCTGTCGACGAAGCGACGGCGCGCGGTCCGCAGCGCAGCATTCAGGTCTTCGACCGCCAGGGTGTGGCCGTGCACAAGGTATTCCTCACCGCCACCAGCGACGAAGCCGCCTGGGCACCGTTGGTCGAGCGCTTTCGCGCCGAACAACAGACTGCCGAGCTGAACCTGCAACCCCTGCCGCAAGCCAAGGCGCCACGTGACGATGCCGAGGTCGACGCGGTCGCCCTGCGTACCGAATGGTCGCAGCTGCAGGACACCCATGACTTCTTTGCCCTGCTCAAGCGCAACGATGTGGCCCGTACCCAGGCCCTGCGCCTGGCCGGCCACGAATGGGCCGAGCCGCTGGCCACCGTCGAATTGACCAACGTGATCGAAGAGGCCGGCAAACGCGAAGTGCCGATCATGGTGTTCGTGGGCAACAAGCACTGCATCCAGATTCACTCGGGGCCGGTCAGCAACCTACGCTGGATGGACACCTGGTTCAACGTGCTCGACCCGGCGTTCAACCTGCACCTGAAGACCACCGGCGTGACCGAACTGTGGCGCGTACGCAAGCCAAGCGTCGATGGCATCGTCACCAGCTACGAAGGCTTCGATGCCGATGGCGAGCTGGTTATCCAGTTGTTCGGTGTGCGCAAGCCGGGTGTGCCCGAGCGTGACGACTGGCGTGCATTGGCAGAATCCACCCGCCCTTTGACTGCCTGA
- a CDS encoding heme ABC transporter ATP-binding protein codes for MLRANNLSVRRGHRTVLENIDIQLNPGEVVGVLGPNGAGKSTLLAALCAELPITEGSVSLDERPLADWPGQERAKRLAVLPQSSSLNFGFSVNEVVSMGRLPHATGQLRDAEIVTEALQAADALHLAGRSYLALSGGERQRVHLARVLAQLWPGAQGQTLLLDEPTSMLDPLHQHTILQAVRDFAERGAAVMVILHDLNLAARYCDHLLLLQQGLPHAYGPPADVLTADALAAVYGLQVLIQQHPERGHPLIIAR; via the coding sequence ATGCTACGGGCAAATAACCTGTCGGTACGGCGCGGTCATCGCACTGTGCTGGAGAACATCGACATTCAGCTGAACCCCGGGGAGGTGGTTGGCGTACTCGGCCCCAACGGCGCCGGTAAAAGTACATTGCTTGCAGCCCTGTGCGCTGAGCTGCCGATTACCGAAGGCAGCGTCAGCCTCGATGAGCGCCCGCTCGCCGATTGGCCTGGCCAGGAGCGCGCCAAGCGCCTGGCCGTGTTGCCCCAGAGTTCGAGCCTGAACTTCGGCTTTTCGGTCAACGAGGTGGTGAGCATGGGTCGCCTGCCCCATGCCACCGGCCAGCTACGCGATGCCGAGATCGTCACCGAGGCACTGCAAGCGGCTGACGCCCTGCACCTGGCTGGGCGCAGTTACCTGGCGCTGTCGGGTGGCGAGCGGCAGCGGGTGCATCTGGCTCGGGTACTGGCGCAACTCTGGCCCGGCGCGCAAGGCCAGACGCTGTTGCTTGACGAGCCGACGTCAATGCTCGATCCATTACACCAACACACCATTTTGCAAGCGGTGCGCGACTTCGCCGAACGTGGCGCCGCGGTCATGGTTATCCTGCACGATCTCAACCTGGCAGCCCGCTATTGCGATCACCTACTGTTGTTGCAGCAAGGCCTGCCCCACGCCTATGGGCCGCCGGCAGACGTGCTGACGGCCGATGCACTGGCGGCGGTGTATGGGCTGCAGGTACTGATCCAGCAACACCCCGAACGTGGCCACCCGTTAATCATCGCGCGCTGA
- a CDS encoding heme/hemin ABC transporter substrate-binding protein, whose product MRMKTLLACAGVLLSQMATATEALPQRWVSAGGAFSEWVVALGGESKLVGVDSTSQYPRSLHSLPGVGYQRQLAAEGILALKPDILVGSNEMGPPPVLEQLKAAGVRIELLSAKADVPTLQHNLTALGQLLGKPAEAQALMNGYEQRLSQQAARVKLAQQQHPAPRVLMLLSHSGGNLQVAGKDTLAAWMIQQAGGQSLGEHNGYKPVSSEALLALDPQVIIFAGGRLQGDAARAALLEQNPVLAQTQAGREGRVMVIDPTLLVGGLGPRVPDALASLTAAFYPDAKPLTAGAGQ is encoded by the coding sequence ATGCGTATGAAAACACTGCTGGCCTGCGCCGGCGTGCTCCTCAGTCAGATGGCGACCGCCACCGAGGCCCTGCCCCAGCGCTGGGTCAGTGCCGGTGGCGCGTTCAGCGAGTGGGTGGTTGCCTTGGGTGGCGAAAGCAAACTGGTCGGTGTCGACAGCACCAGCCAGTACCCACGCTCGCTGCACAGCCTGCCGGGGGTCGGCTACCAGCGTCAGCTGGCCGCCGAAGGGATCCTCGCGCTCAAGCCGGACATCCTGGTCGGCAGCAATGAAATGGGCCCGCCACCGGTGCTGGAGCAGCTCAAGGCTGCAGGCGTGCGGATTGAACTGCTGTCGGCCAAGGCCGATGTACCGACTCTGCAACACAACCTGACCGCGCTGGGGCAACTGCTTGGCAAGCCGGCTGAAGCGCAGGCATTGATGAACGGCTATGAGCAGCGTTTGAGTCAGCAGGCTGCGCGGGTCAAGCTCGCACAGCAGCAACATCCGGCACCTCGTGTGCTGATGTTGCTCAGCCACTCCGGCGGCAACCTGCAAGTAGCCGGCAAGGACACGCTGGCCGCCTGGATGATCCAGCAGGCCGGCGGTCAAAGCCTTGGCGAACACAATGGCTACAAGCCGGTGTCCAGCGAAGCGCTACTGGCCCTGGACCCACAGGTGATCATCTTCGCCGGCGGTCGCCTGCAAGGTGATGCCGCCCGTGCGGCCCTGCTCGAGCAGAACCCGGTGCTGGCCCAGACCCAGGCCGGACGTGAAGGCAGGGTGATGGTGATTGATCCGACCTTACTGGTCGGTGGCCTCGGTCCACGGGTACCGGATGCGTTGGCCAGCCTTACAGCGGCGTTCTACCCGGATGCCAAACCACTGACCGCCGGGGCTGGCCAATGA
- a CDS encoding ChaN family lipoprotein: protein MRLLSLCLVGLLTACQSHPVQPPPAPIAPQGRDHAELGVIRDLASGQTLTPQQLVERLATAPRVLVGEQHDNPDHHALQLWLMRQLAAQRAQGSLLMEMINPNQQANVDAVQAAARAGEVPSDLFKALAWQANWDWSVYGALVTYAVKQPYPLLAANLDRAQIMQIYKQRPTLEGTASTTPYVQTTLLDDIRESHCGLLPETQMPAMLAVQQQRDRRMAERLLSAPAPAVLLAGAFHVRKDLGVPLHLSDLGAKDGNVVLILAEVGKTVSAESADYVWYTAAQPEQDHCAKLRR from the coding sequence ATGCGTCTTCTGTCGCTCTGCCTGGTGGGCCTGTTGACGGCCTGCCAATCTCACCCTGTACAGCCACCGCCGGCCCCTATTGCTCCACAAGGCCGTGACCACGCCGAACTTGGCGTCATTCGCGATCTTGCGTCGGGTCAGACCCTTACGCCGCAGCAATTGGTCGAACGCCTGGCCACCGCGCCGCGTGTGCTGGTCGGTGAGCAACACGACAATCCGGATCATCACGCCCTGCAACTGTGGTTGATGCGCCAACTTGCTGCACAGCGCGCACAAGGCAGTCTGCTGATGGAGATGATCAATCCGAATCAACAGGCAAACGTTGATGCCGTGCAAGCCGCTGCCCGAGCGGGCGAGGTGCCGAGCGACCTGTTCAAGGCGCTGGCCTGGCAGGCCAATTGGGATTGGAGCGTGTATGGGGCATTGGTCACCTACGCCGTGAAGCAACCCTATCCCCTGTTGGCCGCCAACCTGGACCGGGCGCAGATCATGCAGATCTACAAACAGCGTCCGACGCTTGAGGGCACAGCGTCCACCACGCCGTACGTACAGACCACGCTGCTGGACGATATCCGCGAGTCGCATTGCGGCCTGCTTCCCGAAACGCAGATGCCGGCGATGCTCGCCGTGCAGCAACAGCGGGATCGGCGCATGGCCGAACGTTTGTTGAGTGCTCCTGCACCTGCGGTATTGCTGGCGGGAGCCTTCCATGTGCGCAAGGACCTGGGCGTGCCGCTGCACCTGAGCGACCTGGGTGCCAAGGACGGTAATGTGGTGCTGATTCTGGCCGAGGTGGGCAAAACCGTGAGCGCCGAAAGCGCTGACTACGTGTGGTATACGGCGGCGCAACCCGAGCAGGATCACTGCGCCAAACTGCGCCGCTGA
- a CDS encoding TonB-dependent hemoglobin/transferrin/lactoferrin family receptor: protein MSIRPPFPQRSWLALLLLSPSLALAAEPVTQFDTVSVTATRTEQTLMQVPNTVSVHNEREIDQHNDKNLKDLVRYEPGVSVSGTGSRFGLNGANIRGIDGNRVLTQVDGVRIPQSNFFSPFQDVRSNYVDLDTIKQVEIIRGPASSLYGSDAIGGAVSYMTKDAGDYLDEGDDTYARFKTGYDGSDDSWQRSATFAGRTGTVDGLLHLGRRDGQSTDTWGGTGGVGSAREEANPLDYTTENLLAKLGWDYADGDRLQFTYERYQDDANSNLLSDINPRATFTSPAILGSQAKDSIDRDRYSLEHTLGLNSLLADQLKWQLNYQESSNKQKTAQQRQTTAGVNRLRTRDSQYDERLWSLNTQLDKQFAINDTRHHLIYGAEVKRIEASNLRKGSEVRLDTGAVVPATENFPVSDFPDPTSESLGLFVQDSIEIGRWTLLPGLRYDYYRQTPHVTDAYLNGLPSETDPSRITDDHISPKLGVTYQLTEHESLYGQYAAGFRAPSPVNMYGEFSNPQFGYQQIGNPDLKPETSDSYEFGLRGRYDLGSFGIALFYNKYKDFIATDTVPDPNGNGLLTFQPRNLGKVTIRGAEAKGDIKLDAFLPAGTRALGSIAYARGKDEESGQPLNSVDPLKAVMGLGYDAPSGVFGGQLTWTLVQAKDRVDHSGDADLLINRQFETPGYGVLDLNGWWQVTEEVSINGGLFNVTDQKYWNWGDVQGRDTDAAGLGRLTQPGRYAAVNVIWEI from the coding sequence ATGTCGATTCGCCCGCCATTCCCCCAGCGTTCGTGGCTTGCCTTGCTGCTGCTCTCGCCCTCGCTGGCCCTGGCTGCAGAGCCCGTCACCCAGTTCGATACCGTCAGCGTGACCGCCACCCGCACCGAGCAAACCCTGATGCAGGTGCCGAACACGGTCTCGGTTCACAACGAACGCGAAATCGACCAGCACAACGACAAGAACCTCAAGGATCTGGTGCGCTACGAGCCGGGCGTCTCGGTCAGTGGTACCGGCAGCCGGTTTGGCCTCAATGGCGCGAACATCCGCGGTATCGACGGTAACCGCGTGTTGACCCAGGTCGACGGTGTGCGGATTCCGCAAAGCAACTTCTTCAGCCCGTTCCAGGACGTGCGCAGCAACTACGTCGACCTCGACACAATCAAGCAGGTGGAAATCATCCGCGGCCCGGCGTCTTCGCTGTATGGCAGCGACGCCATCGGCGGTGCGGTCAGCTACATGACCAAGGATGCCGGCGACTACCTGGACGAGGGCGACGACACCTACGCCCGTTTCAAGACCGGCTATGACGGCAGCGATGACAGCTGGCAGCGCAGCGCCACCTTCGCCGGACGTACCGGTACCGTCGACGGCCTGCTGCACCTGGGCCGCCGTGACGGTCAGTCCACCGACACCTGGGGTGGCACCGGCGGTGTCGGCAGTGCCCGCGAGGAAGCCAACCCGCTCGACTACACCACCGAAAACCTGCTGGCGAAACTGGGCTGGGACTACGCCGATGGCGATCGCCTGCAGTTCACCTACGAGCGCTACCAGGACGATGCCAACAGCAACCTGCTCAGCGACATCAACCCGCGGGCGACCTTCACCAGCCCGGCCATCCTCGGCTCGCAAGCCAAAGACAGCATCGACCGCGACCGCTACAGCCTGGAGCACACCCTGGGCCTGAACAGCCTGCTGGCCGACCAGCTCAAGTGGCAGCTCAACTACCAGGAAAGCAGCAACAAACAGAAAACCGCTCAGCAACGCCAGACGACGGCCGGGGTCAATCGCCTGCGTACCCGCGACTCGCAATACGATGAGCGCCTGTGGAGCCTGAACACCCAGCTCGACAAACAGTTCGCCATCAACGATACCCGTCACCACCTGATCTACGGTGCCGAGGTCAAACGCATCGAGGCCAGCAACCTGCGCAAGGGCAGCGAAGTACGCCTGGACACCGGTGCCGTGGTGCCGGCCACCGAGAACTTCCCGGTCAGCGACTTCCCGGACCCGACCAGCGAATCCCTGGGCCTGTTCGTCCAGGACAGCATCGAGATCGGCCGCTGGACCCTGCTGCCGGGCCTGCGCTACGACTACTACCGCCAAACCCCGCACGTCACCGACGCCTACCTCAACGGCCTGCCTTCAGAGACCGATCCGTCGCGGATCACCGACGACCACATCTCGCCAAAACTGGGTGTCACCTACCAACTGACCGAACATGAAAGCCTCTACGGCCAGTACGCTGCCGGCTTCCGTGCGCCGAGCCCGGTGAACATGTACGGCGAGTTCAGCAACCCACAGTTCGGTTACCAGCAGATCGGCAACCCCGACCTCAAGCCGGAAACCAGCGACAGCTACGAATTCGGCCTGCGCGGTCGTTACGACCTGGGCAGCTTCGGTATCGCGCTGTTCTACAACAAGTACAAGGACTTCATCGCTACCGACACCGTGCCCGATCCCAATGGCAACGGCTTGCTGACCTTCCAGCCGCGCAACCTGGGCAAAGTCACCATCCGCGGTGCCGAAGCCAAGGGCGACATCAAGCTCGACGCTTTCCTGCCAGCCGGTACCCGCGCCCTGGGCTCCATTGCCTACGCACGGGGCAAGGATGAAGAAAGTGGCCAACCGCTGAACAGCGTCGACCCTCTCAAGGCCGTCATGGGCCTGGGCTACGATGCGCCGAGCGGCGTGTTCGGCGGCCAGCTGACCTGGACCCTGGTTCAGGCCAAGGACCGCGTCGACCACAGCGGCGATGCCGACCTGCTGATCAACCGCCAGTTTGAAACCCCGGGCTATGGCGTGCTTGACCTCAACGGCTGGTGGCAGGTCACTGAAGAGGTGTCGATCAACGGCGGCCTGTTCAACGTCACTGACCAGAAGTACTGGAACTGGGGCGACGTCCAGGGCCGCGATACCGATGCAGCCGGCCTGGGTCGATTGACGCAACCGGGGCGGTATGCGGCGGTCAACGTGATCTGGGAGATCTGA